tgggagctcgttcattacattatgtacaattggagtcgtgcaaaagaatgaaggggatagcctcacataccttgtatatactgcccaacctcaagctatgcaaatgtcacgactccttagtctacaataaaagaaatgacactatcattatcgtttaagcgtcgtaactattatgtatcgaccgcaacctattttacgatgaaacggacagcacctcccctatttatatgacttcacacaagtcaatacaatcaccaaacagcccaaacaacatcattaataatcatattgagcctccaaaacagtccaccaactaacaatattactaccaagcctttcgatatatatttcacaagttctagcatcaacgacttagccacaacttggataatcttaaatatatatagagtaagaggttcattacctttaaacagaaagaacaactccaatttgaccttaattttcctcgaaatatcccttcaattctgccacaagaacaaggaagcgaaactagcaattaatttgggtttttcggcactagaattactttagaagacttgaaatcacctagggttgatatttaaaaacttgaaggtgtatttacagaacataaagcacttaaaacaacctcccacacgagctggaacaacacaaaaatcagcaacaacaagaaaaacaagaaacttactagcaccacgggattcccgacatttgatttgtgttgtttgccctttgtttgggtcttggatcatgagagaaccttgagagaatgtttttagggttataaggtctgaatatactgaaaaataatgacttaaaacggggttgagttatcttatatatgtccaaatgtcttaaaccgcctttgtgggccccatagagagcagcttggcgcactctcgcgaaaacgcgaatatctctctattccgagatcgtatcgacgaacggtttaatgcgttggaaactagactcatagatcttcaatttgataggtagatcaccccataattccaagcacattgggagtaaaatgcagtaacatttgacctaaagtttaagtaaaattataaacctaagttgcgacaacttttatcgacttttatttcataactcgcttgacttcaagacttatgatgcggatattatatgattcaaatacattaaaacaagacctcttgggacagttaatcacctctagtgttatccgaaaatacgggttacaacatccttgattagcttaacttcaaatacttgttaaccactcttatacacccttgtatcgtttaagaccaataggattaacttattatcatctcaaagataatctcttcttgtatttacgtcgactaccttacggcgtgatctatgatatgcgaatttgggttgtaacaggactagtgccatacaaggtactacatgaccatgatagtaaggtgtataaagtgtgttaaaagtaagtagtattctAAGCAATTttagataattcttaattgtAGGGATAATTGAGTAATTATGCATTTTTACGTAGgattttggataattattaagGGGACAACAATCCACGTGGGGCTATGGGAATGTGGCAGCAAATTGGCACCTATTCTTATGCTTAAGGAGATGGCGACAATATTTCCTTATCTTATTTGCACTTTATCTCATTTAGTTGAAGAAAGCTATCAAGGAAGCAAAATATGGTACGACATCTATTAATTTCCTTTCTTGTAGTAACGGATGCTAAGATTTGCTAAGTAAAGAGTGAAGCTCAACAATTCACAAACTGAGATACGTAATGCTTTCTAAGCAAGGGATGGAATTCTCAGAAGGAATCCTTATGAACTCCTACAAGATGCAACGTGAATTACAAAGTCTAACAGAGCAcgatataatctttctcaagaatatcatacgaattttcccctacttcgatctgccgttACATGTTTTgccgcaattaacgtgtgttagagggattctAAGAGAGTcaattcaggtatgttaaggctaatccttcattattttggcatgatccaagtaacgaaaCGTAAACGTAATGTTGTTctataagtggttctactcttagtaactaagaaagtctacgttattcattcctgtaaaatgatattcaagcatgtctaagtatgtatctagttccctattgaggtatttgataaagatgttaatgttcgtAATGGTActatatgcatcatcatttaccatcgagctacggccggttgggcagttatacatttaccaccgagctatggccggtcgggtagtcatgcatttactgagctacggtcggttgggcagttatacatttaccaccgagctacggccggtcggacaGTCATGTATTTACCACCACGCTACGGCCGGTCGAgtagttaccactgatcagttaggcaatcatgcatcatacgatatggataatagtctcaaagagaagcattatatataagtataataagtacGCATATACAGAGACTCAAGTTAATTCTTATatctctttaattaatgttgaattattgttatgtttcagttctaccttacatactcggtacattattcgtactgacgtccttttgttgtggacgctgcattcatgcctgcaggtatagataatcagtttgacgagccctcatagtagacgaggttggtattcaacgaaggatcggtaagactccacttcattcggagtgcagccgagtctataagtcatcgtgttagagttttgctatagacttatgggtaggacggtaccctatcccatttgatgtcaaataatcttagaggctttgtagacaactgttcattttgtatagtatgtcagaggccttgacggcccatatgtattcatattttatgaACGATGGTTCATTTATACAGTGTTTGCTCACTTATAGTTAtgcattacgagttgtggccatgttggcccatgatagttacaaaaaataagttacagagtggttccTTCAGGccagtatggcaccgggtgccagtcacgcctccccaagtttggggcgtgacagtaccTCCATTCCTCCCCGCCCCGATCTTGTTGACTGGAAGCTTTTTTGACCTTGAAGTCATTTTCTATAGAGCAGCCTCCGGGGATAAAGTTCTTCAGAGGAGGTTCCAGGGCCAATTCAGGTAGGGCTACCTCAACATCTATGGTCGGGTTAGAAGTTGAAGGGACGGTCTGTTGAGGTACGGATTTTGATGTCTTCGCCATTTAGTTATGGGAAATATGAATATATGAAGGCGAGTATGAAAAGTTGAAGATGAGGATGAATATTTGAAGGTCAAACTTAAAGGTTCAAGAATGAAGTATTAAGATTTGAAGATAGTAAGATGAATATATGAAGGTATGAAGAAcaatgtatgaagatttgaagaggTTAAAAGCAAGTGAAAAAGTTCGAGGGTAAACTGAGGAGTTATGGAATCGGAaagtaaaaaattgaaaaaaggaCCGAAGCATCTATAGAGAAGAAATAAGTAATGCATGACGTTTCGTTTCACATTCGAGGACGGTCAACCGGCGATTGACACGTGTCCGAATCAGAATGACATGACTGATAGGACGTTTCACTGACCCGCCGAATCGGTTGTAGCGTACAGAAGAAGGAACCGGGGTGAATTATTCACTTCTCGTTGCTTCGATAAATCTCCTATTCGAAAAGTGAAGGGACTATCTGTGTTCGAGTAAAATCGGGGACTATGTTACCCCTAATTTCCTAATAAAGAGACGAGAGGGAAGCATGGTCCAACACAACATCAAATGAAGCCGAAGTGTCGCTTGTATCAGAGCTCGGGAGGGTTGAATGTAGTATCTGGGATCGGGCACGGCTAAACAACAAATTCGGGCCAAGTAACGTTTCGAGATCGTGGGAAAAAGTTAACGGTTGAGTATGAAAAGTAAGGAGCCGTGATATTTGCCATCAACCGGATGTTACAGTGCAAATCCTATCCGATATCAACTGCGGATCGACATttatcgaatttttttttttatcttatttagacttgtactagagttgaaattcccctactatataaaggaaagaatattttCATTCTGACACACTGTTAACACGCATATCAAATCAATAAAAGTTCATTTTTGTCTTCTAGCTATTATCCAAAGTGTTCTTAAGTTACTCTCTTATTTAATGCAACCGAGCCCATATCAATGGTTTGATCGAGGCCGAATTTCAGTGTTCAACTTAAGACCAAGCTTGATTATTCCATTACGATTGGTTTGATTGTCTATTCCCTCTAATCTAATTATTTGATGTTCTCATATCATTCGTACTGAATTAAATCACGTATCATTtaaactacgtacaaatttaattgttactcatttttaagggtaaacatgAACCTATCACAACACAAGCAACATATTTGGTTTTTTGTTATAACTATTCCAGTAATTAAAAAAAGATTCTAAATTTTTTTAATCTTACAGTCGTTTGATTCGGGAATCTATTATTTTATGTGGGATAAGAGAATTCGTATTAACAATTCATGGATAAGAGTAACTAAAGACCAAAAAGTCTTTAAACTAAGCACTCACGACATATTAATTCTTACTTACCAAATCACCCTAACAAATCCTACATTATATCAACTGCATAGATAACTTTTATATTATAATTCCTACATAATTAGTCTGTGAACCAAACATAAAGAGTGTGCGGTAGTGCTTCGGCTTTTGGACAAAATAATGAGAGCAAAACTAAAACTTAATTACAGTGAGAAGCCAAAAccgtttaattaattatttcagcATTTGAAACTTTAAAAGCGCTATGGTAGAAATTATTTTACACGTACGAAGAAGGAGGTGGAGTTGGAATACGAGGgatatgtacatgtatatataattCAAAAAAGACTATAAAATGAGGTGGGTGGAACATAAATGTAAGGGGTTAATTTCACAGGTGATCATCAAATTTATTCTTTGTAATGCTAAAGttattaaactattttttgtaacaGCAAATTCACTAAACTAACTATTTGTAATACTAAAGTCATAAAATTAGTTTTTATAATAGTTAAATCAGTAAACTATGTATTAGTAGCCCATAAAATACAAAACACTAGAAAGTCAAAATTTCAGCGTTGGAAAATGACATGTCATTGCCATATCATAATTTTGCCACAGGTACATGCCCACGTGAGAAATTTCTTATTACAAAAATCAACTTTTTCATAACCTATATTTTAAACACGAGCGATacttaaaaaaacataaaaattagaAGGAAACAAAAAGGAgtttttctttcttaattatAAGTATTCTGAGAGTACTATGCGGTTGCACATTTTATTAGCGCGGTGGGACAGGTAAAAGTCAAAGTATTCATCTCACTCCCCATGTATAATGACGTTGACACTTACTCTTTTAGTTTCATAAACAGTGACGTTCAAATTTTGATAATTCCTCCCCTCTTTTCCCTTTATAAATAATACCCTTCATCTCCTTTATTAATACTTTAATCAAAACTTTCTGGTTTGGTTACTGCAAAACCAGATTTGCTTAAGAAGAGAGTGACCAACAATATTAATTCAAATGGAAAGAAGCATTATCAGTACAGAAAAGCCTGATAGGAAAACAGTGGAAAGGAACAGAAGAATCTATATGAAGTTTCTTTGTTCTAAGCTTAGTTCTCTCATTCCTCCCCACCACTTCAAACCCTCTACGGTGCGTACGTTAAaccctatctctctctctctctcactcatcTTTGTATATTCTGATCTTATATATGATTATGTTTTTATGATTGTTTGCACCGTATCAAGTGCATGTGGTGGTTAAGTGAGAGGAGAAAATGtcctcttctttttccttttagtacttctttttgtgtttaaataaaatcaaatccacaaaaatatcatactaaaagtATACTTCATGAGTCCTCTTgcgaaaaagaaacaaaagtgaAATTAACTGCAAATAAAGAGTGAACCTTAGATGCTATAATCCTGGCACGGTCGAGAGCTGCTGAACCTCAATTCAAAACCAAGTCCTTTTGATGGGGATTTTCGGGATCTCACGGTTCTTTAATTCTCAGATTTTGAGGGCCTTTTaactttagagattttaaaagCTTGCTATTAATGTACATTTTTCAGATTCAGTTGTGCAATTATTGCTGCTATTCGCTTAAACTAGGTTCGCACTTTGACTCCGTAGCCTTTCTTGGACCACACGGTAGGGATGAAGTAGTACAACCTTTAATTTGCTTTTGCATTACGAGGAAAATCAATTAAGAAAATGCCTAGTTACCTTAGTACTCGTTTTTACATGTGATGAGAGGTGTTATTTAATACTCCTAATTTGTACAAACTAGCTCGTTAGAAAAAGTTCAtatatttgatgaattttataccCGATTCTTGCTCAAACTCACCGATTGAAATTCGGCTGTCAAATAGAAGTTCTTTGAGTTTCTTTTAATGCCTATTAGCTTGTTTAAAAGTTGTGTTGCATTGGCTCAATATCTTAAGACAACTATAGCCTCGAACCTTAAATATGGTTTCAATATTATTCGTAGTGTGACTCAATGCATAAAATATAATCTTGTTCGGTAAATCAACTTTCCCTTTTTGTTTTCCTTAAAGATATgtaggttgttatatttttcctGACTTCCTAGAGAAACAATTTCAGGAGATGCTTTCACAACAAGACCAAGTTGATCAAGCTATTACTTACATTGAGCAATTAAAAGAAAGAGTAGAGGTATTAAAGAGAAGGAAGGACGAGCTCGTAGCACAAGGCACAGGTGAAAGAAGTAGGTATTCAAAGAAAGTAATGACAACTTGTACTTTAGAAACACCTGCGGTTGAAGTTAGAGAGTTGGGTTCAACTCTAGAGGTAATTTTAATTAGTGGTTTGAAAAAGAAGTACTTCACAATGCAAGAAGTTATAAACATCTTAGAGGAAGGAGGAGCTCAAGTTGTTACTGctcatttttcaacaatttgcgATAAGGTTTTCTATACAATCCACgctcaggtaattcatttatgaGTTTATTATTAGTATGAAAGATGATGGAAAATGTAGCTAGTTAAATTTAGCAACTAAACAATGCCTTTCTTGTTATCTTATGGTTGTAGGTGAAAATAACGAGATTAGGGATTGATGCTTCAACTGTCCAATTGAGATTGCAAAATCTGGTCTGCTAAATTTTCTAACCACCAATTAGGgttgtacatggaccgggttggttcggttttgtcggattttacgagttttttgaatttttttattatgtgaatattatttcattcttactgtcacgacccaaaaatctaaccgtcgtaatggcacctatcgtgaaactaggcaagccacaactcaacatctcaacacagAAAAATCTTTGAACATAAACACAtaagcaatttaataatttagaaaaacctttttgaaaacagaaatatccaaaatacaatacaatccatcccaaaaccgTGGTGTCatagagtacatgagcgtctaaatcagaatacagtccactacagtgtctagagaaataaactgaaaatacaacTAGTGACCGCCGCCGTGACCAAAAAcgcatggatctgcacacgaggtgcagggagtaacgtgagtacatccaactcagtaagtaacaagtccaaactttggactgaaaggtagtgacgaactcaaccgatacagataaaatagaaataactgaacagaaaagtaggcatgctttcaaattaaataggcaactcaaaacagtaaagtgAGGCATATCCGAACAATGTAAAGAATATAACtctgctatctctacatgccaatacacatgctgtatgtgatgcaccatgctgttAGCCTCATGTGCTTACACTCtcgaatgctcaaccactcggtactgtatatggcccatacggcccagggaagatctatcccggaacatatacatcactgactataagtcacccagtaccgagaaAGGTCAATCCAGCCCCGTGGAGAAggtccatctccaggtatcaagtactccagacaagatccatgtccggggaagatccatccctcaataatatcaaccgcgctcactaggggtgtgttacagactccagaggggctcctacaacccatgCGCTATCGTAAAATcagtataaccgctgcggcgtgcatcccgatcccataactgtcactcataatcaggctctcagcctcactcagtcatcaatctctccagtctcactcacaggctcacaatatcatgaaaactaacccgaaacaatgatatgatgtatcaataaataaaaactgagacgtagatgtgatatgaaatgcatgaacatgactgagtacataatatcaatgaaatcagtgagatgacagcaagaaacaaccactaggggtcccaatagtactggcataaagcctaaacatgatatctagcatgatggacagctcaattactttatcacatgatcaaaacacggatatcaacaaaataaagtcactatacagtgccatggttTCAACCATGccacaattctcatggtgcacgctcgcacacccatcacttggcatgtgcgtcacctcaatatcaatcgTATAGCACATAgttcagggtttcaaaccctcagaaccaagtttgaaagcgttacttacctcaaaccgagcaaatcctactccaaaatgcctttgcccctcgaatcagtctcctaacgccccgaatctagccacaagtagtacgatataatcaatataggctaaaggaatcaattccacaagaaaaatacaaaattataagccaaaatccgaaatacgCTCGACTAAGCCCCCGGACCCACGccttgaaatccgacaaaagtcacaaaacccgaaaagCCATTCagtcacgagtctaaccatactaaatttatcaaaatgcgacaccatttggtcatccaaatccctaaaattcactctccaattctcaagccctaaacccccaaatttcacttcaaaatttcACTAATTAGGTGGgggaaatcagtggggaaactagttttatgatccaaaataagtacaagaagcttacctcaataatcaCCTCGTAAATCTTCTCCAATATCGCCTAAGTCTGAGTCCAAAATattgaaataagactaaaatcgcgaacccttgcttttaaaccttctgcccagacttttcgcatctgcggacctatTATCGTACATGCGACGCCGTATCTGCGGTGAAaatgtcgcttctgcggaagtcacTTGCACCTCCAGGCCCCGCACATGCACTCCAGGTTCCACACTTGCAAACGCGCATCTACGGCCCtggcctcgcttctgcggagtcaCTCTAACCTAGCTGCCCCCGCACCTGTGTCCActtgtccgcatctgcgctaCCGTAGGTGCGggaaattcttcgcacctgcgacccctgtcCTTCATGGCCTTTCTTGCATCTGCGATTCATGCCACGCTTCTGtgtgctcgcacctgcggtgcccacttcgcaggtgcagttacaccagtaGAAGCAGCTCTTTAGCtgcttcatcaactcaaaaatcaagTCCGTTAACCGCTCGAAATCTACcagaggcccccgagacctcaacaaaatattccaacaagtcatataacccaatacgaacttagtcgaaccttcgaatcactcaaaacaacaccaaaacaccgaTTACAcccagattcaagcctaaagaacttctaaacctctgaattctacaaacgatgccgaataATATCAAAccacgcccgattgacctcaaattttacacacaagtcatattcaacatttcggacctaatccaacttctgaaatcgtaatccgaccccgatatcaaaaagtcacccctCAGTCAAACTTCTGAAAATTTGTCTttatccatttcaagcctaaataagctacagacctcgaATTCACAGTCCgtacacgcttctaagtccaaaatcacccaacaaagctaactgaaccgacagaactccattccggagttggcttcacacacttccgactatggtcaaaattctgagacttaagcttccgttttagggactaagtgtcccaaaacactccgaaaccaaaacaagacctcccgacaagtcacataagcagaaacagatacggggaatGCAGTAAATAGGAGATCGCGGCTAAtacgctcaaaacgaccggccgggtcgttacacttactttgttaaagttataaatacaattttgataagtgattatatgtttagtaaaagtttaaaaatttgacaacatatgatctattaaaatattcttaagGGAGAATATTTTTAGTatcacatgatagttattttcttagtcatctaacaataaattttcgttgatgtacactttcaaggttaatcgaatttaataattaaacattaaAATctatatgatacctaaataatgatatgttctatttatttttcaattatctaaataccataaattttttaaaaagatataagaaatcttgacatatgaatatgaagaacaaagagatgattGACGCATTTTAAAaatacttgataagaaagtgatacaatccattatttaaagtaaataaaaatgaatgcacttcatagttctattaaatattaaCCATGAGAGGatctcaaatatttctagacatttttgaagaaaaatttatataaaatcttaaaagtatatataaaaataatatatttttatgttggtttggtttgagtttttttactcaataccaaatcaaatcaaaccaaacataatcgggttttttaatcggtttggtttgacttttcagTTTGGTACGACTTTCTggttcggtttgaacacccctCCCAACAAGGATTAATAAGGAGATACGCCATATACAGATGTTTTAGTTTATGAAATAACACTACTAGAAAATTGCCTAATTTCGTCCAAGAAAATCGACCGATATGGGACGGAATTTGAGGAAAAGCGACCGATTTCCTAGTCAAAAACATAATGGTCGCTAAGGTGTTACAACCGAAATCGGTTGAAATTTTCCGACCAAAAACGGATGGTTATTTCAACGCGTTGACTCACAACAGAGATAAATATACCGACCAAAATCAGTcgatattaattaatttttttattattaattttcaaatagcGACCGACATCAGtagaaattttaaatatattataattttataattatttttaaattgtaataAATCGACCAAAATCGGTCCGtatactaaaaaaataaataaatttaaaaagtcattttcgaccgacttcggtcggaaatTTCAAGATTCTGCATAATTCATTTGAAATTTCCGACTGAACTCGGTCAGAAATTTTGAATTTCTGGAACAACAATGAGATTTTCAATCGACTTCAATCGGTTTTCTGGGTAAAAATCGGGCAGAATATGCCTGCTTTTAAGCTACACCACTTGCCAAttacaaccaatatccatcctataatggcagcattttattgtttccattcaaccataattaaccaacaacaacaacaattaaccaaca
This DNA window, taken from Nicotiana tabacum cultivar K326 chromosome 4, ASM71507v2, whole genome shotgun sequence, encodes the following:
- the LOC107803397 gene encoding transcription factor bHLH162-like gives rise to the protein MERSIISTEKPDRKTVERNRRIYMKFLCSKLSSLIPPHHFKPSTEMLSQQDQVDQAITYIEQLKERVEVLKRRKDELVAQGTGERSRYSKKVMTTCTLETPAVEVRELGSTLEVILISGLKKKYFTMQEVINILEEGGAQVVTAHFSTICDKVFYTIHAQVKITRLGIDASTVQLRLQNLVC